The region ACGTGAACGACGACGGAAATTATCGAAATCAGCTTGTAGACGTAAGTAGCGATTCTCTTCTTCTTCAAGCTGTTGCTTTAATTGATCATTTTCTTGTTGAAGAGGGTTTACTTCCTCAGACGCCTCAGCTTCAGTTGCTTCAGCAGCTTCTGTTTGAACTTCTTCAACCACTTCTTCGTTTTGTTCTTCTACTTGCTTTTCGTTTGACAATTCATTCACCTCCCTTAAATGTTTACACACATTTTCACATTTTAAACAACGATTTTTATTTTATCACAGGGAAAGGATGGAAGTAATATATTCCACCCAATTCCTTTATTCTTTATACAAGTTTGTTAACATTTGAGACATATCTGATGACAGCAGTGTAAGCAAACTAATCACACGCGCATATTCCATGCGGGTCGGTCCTAGTATAGCAATTGTGCCAAGCTGTTCGTGACCAAATGAATAAGTAGCTGTAATTAAGCTGCACCCTACCATTTCATTCACTTTATTCTCATGACCAATCTTTACATGTATGCCAGCCTCGTTTGGGCTTAGCAGCTGATAAAACTGCTGTTCATGTTCAATAATGTTAAACAGCCCGCGAATTTTATTAAGATCATGAAATTCCGGCTGAGCAAACATATTCGTTTTGCCGCCAACTACTAATTTGCCATTCATGTTGAGCTTTAATGCATCATTGAGTATATCCATCGTCTGCTCATACCCTTGAATATGGCTTTTTAAGAGCGTCGCTACTTCTTTGTACATTTTATCATGTAAATCAGTAATACGGACGCCGATGAGCTTTTCGTTCAAAATGTTAACCATCTTTTCAATATCGGAAGGTTGAATACTGCTCGGTAGCGTAATCGTCCGACTTTCAACGTGTCCTGTATCTGTCACAATAATCGCAACAGCTGACTGAGCCGTTAAAGGTAAAATCTGCAGTTGTTTTAACTTATGGCTGACCGCTTTTGGTCCTAGCACAATGGACGTTAAACTCGTTAAATCAGATAAAATTTGCGCTGACTTTTGAACGAGCTGCTCCAGTTCTACAATGCGTTCAGCAAATACCGAACGTACCGTAGAAACATCGCTTGCTTTCAAGTGCTGCGGGGACACTAGATGATCAACATAATAACGATAACCTTTCTCAGACGGAACGCGCCCTGAAGAAGTATGAGTTTTTTCAATAAATCCAAGTTCTTCTAGGTCTGACATTTCATTACGAATCGTAGCCGAACTAAAATTAAACTCTTCTTTCTTAGATAATGTTCGAGAGCCTACCGGCTGCGCAGATCGAATGAAATCATCAATAATAACTTGTAAAATTAATAACTGTCGATCAGTAAGCACGCTTCATCACCTCTGTTAGCACTCTAAAACTCTGAGTGCTAAATCTAATAATAAATTACCAAATCACTATAGCGATGTCAACGATTTGATATTAGATTATCCCAATAAAGGCTTGAAAAACTTCATTCCCCAAAAATCGACCATTGTGTGTTAAAAAGACTGAGCTATTGTCTTCACCCAAAAGTCCTCTCTCTTTATATTCTTGAATAGGTTCTCCAAATACATCTTTTAATTCTCGATTGAATTTTCGCTTAAACTCCTCTTTTGAGACTCCTTTCGTTTTACGAAGGCCCAAAAACATTTCTTCTTCCATTTTTTCCGTTTCGGTCACACTTACTTCATTGAGATATGCATTTCCTGTTTGCTCGACTGAATCAATGTACTTTTTTAATGGTCCAATATTTGCTCGTCTTATTCCGTCAATATAGCTATGTGCTCCTGCGCCAATTCCGTAATAATCGTCGTTGTCCCAATATGTTAGGTTATGAATGCTCTCGTAGCCTAGCTTTGCGAAATTACTGATTTCATATTGATGAAACCCTTGTTTGTCCATTTCTTTCATAAGCAGCTCATACATAGCTGCTTCTTCTTCCTGAGCAGGCAGCGGCAGCTTCCCTTTGTTCATTAAATTATAAAATACCGTTTTAGGTTCAATAATTAACGAATAGGCAGACATATGCTCTACCTCTAATGAAAAAGCGGTTTGAAGCGTATCAGAGAAATCAGCTACCGTTTGTTCCGGCAAGCTATAAATTAAGTCTAAGCTTATATTCGACATTCCAATCTTTCTAGCTTGCTCAACACAATCAAATACCTGTCTATTTGAATGCACACGTCCAATTTTCTCCAATAATCTTTCATTAAACGTTTGCACACCAATGCTTAAACGATTCACGCCATAGTCATGGAGAAGCTGAAGCTTTTCTTTCGTCAATTCATTCGGATTCGCTTCAAATGTAAACTCACCTTTCTCGTCATAAGGAAGATACATACGAATGGATTCTAAAAAATACTCTAGCTGCTGTTCATCTAACGCTGTAGGCGTTCCACCTCCAACGAATATCGTGTTTAAATTGTTCGTGGGATAATGTTCAACTGTTTGTTTCATTTCTTCTCGCATGCTTTCTAAATACGGCATAACAGGCTGATTTTTGAAAAACACTTTATTAAAGTCACAATAGTGACAAATATGATGACAAAACGGGATATGCAGATATGCTGCCTTCACCATGGACTTTCACCTCAATCACATTTATAAATGATAAAAATACCGCAGAGTCTCTCTGCGGTATTTTTATCTATGTTCGTTCACACTTATTTACAGCGCTCAAAACTCTTTACTATCGTATCAGATTAGCTTCATTTTCAAAACTAATTTGACATGTTAAATAATAGAATTTCAGCTATTAATCTTCGTCCATGCGAAGCACAGCCATAAATGCTTCCTGCGGTACTTCAACAGAACCGACCTGCTTCATACGTTTTTTACCTTCTTTTTGCTTTTCAAGAAGTTTACGTTTACGAGAGATATCTCCGCCGTAACATTTTGCTAAAACGTTTTTGCGAATGGCTTTAATTGTTGAACGCGCCACAATTTTTTGACCGATTGCCGCTTGAATCGGCACTTCGAACTGTTGACGTGGAATAAGCTCTTTAAGCTTTTCTACAATGACTTTACCACGATCGTAAGCTGAATCTCTGTGAACGATAAACGACAGCGCATCGACCGTTTCACCGTTTAAGAGAATATCCATCTTCACAAGCTTCGAAGGCTGATATCCGATAAGCTCGTAATCAAACGACGCATAGCCTTTTGTATTTGATTTTAATTGATCAAAGAAATCATATACAATTTCAGCTAGCGGAATTTCGTATACAATACTAACGCGATTAGCATCCAAGTACTGCATATCAATAAAGTTACCTCGCTTCTTCTGACAAAGCTCCATCACAGCACCAACATAATCGTTTGGTACCATCATCGTTGCCTTCACATACGGTTCTTCCACACGTTCAATTTTTTGTGGGTCCGGCATATTAGAAGGGTTATCTACAGACAGATGAGTCTCGTCTGTTAAATACACGTCATAAATAACGCTTGGAGCTGTTGTAATTAAATCAATTTTAAATTCACGCTCAATACGCTCTTGGATAATTTCCATGTGAAGCAACCCTAAGAATCCACATCGGAAACCAAACCCTAAGGCCTGAGACGTCTCTGGTTCAAACTGAAGTGCAGAGTCATTTAGCTCTAACTTTTCTAGTGCTTCACGAAGATCGTTGTACTTCGCTGTATCAATCGGATACAGTCCGCAGTATACCATTGGATTCAGACGACGATAACCAGGAAGAGGTTCACTTGCTCCGTTTTTAGCAAGAGTAATCGTATCCCCTACTCGCGTATCTCCAACGTTTTTAATAGCTGCTGTTAAAAATCCTACGTCGCCAACAGAAAGTTCATCTTTAGCAACGGCTTTTGGCGTTAACACACCTAGCTCCGTTACCTCAAACTCTTTTCCTGTTGCCATCATTTTAATTTTGTCGCCTACTTTTACTCGTCCCTGTACGATACGAATAGATGCAACTACACCTCGGTATGCATCATAAAACGAATCAAAGATTAGTGCTTGAAGCGGTGCATCTGGATCGCCTTCAGGAGCAGGAACTTTTTCCACAATTTGTTCTAAAATCTCTTCAATTCCAATTCCTGCTTTAGCTGAAGCTAATACAGCTTCAGACGCATCTAGGCCAATTACGTCTTCAACCTCTTGGCGCACTCGCTCTGGCTCTGCGCTCGGCAGGTCAATCTTATTAATGACAGGTAAAATTTCAAGGTTGTTATCAAGCGCTAAATATACGTTTGCTAGTGTTTGGGCTTCAATACCTTGAGCTGCATCTACTACTAGAATAGCACCTTCACACGCGGCTAAACTTCGCGACACTTCATATGTAAAATCGACGTGTCCCGGTGTATCAATTAGATGAAAAGTATACTCTTCTCCATCTTTTGCTGTGTATTGAAGCTGCACAGCATTTAATTTAATGGTAATTCCACGTTCACGTTCTAAATCCATCGAATCTAAAAGCTGAGCTTTCATTTCTCGCTGTGTTAATGCATTTGTTTTTTCTAAAATACGGTCTGCTAATGTTGACTTACCGTGGTCTATATGAGCAATAATCGAAAAGTTTCTGATTTTCGATTGTCGTTTCAATCTTGCTTCTCTATCCATATTTTTTTCACTCCTACTGAAAATCGGCAAAATACACTAAATTAAATTATAACAACACATTCGTCAACATTCAATAAGCATTCCATTAGGGATTTTTCCATACAAAAAAGCAGAAAGAGATTCTGCTTTTAATTAAAAAGATGATGGATAGCCTCGAAAGCTTTTCCTATTGTACTTTTCACGCCTTCAGCTAGACTTTGACCTAGCGACGAGAAAAAGTTAAAAGCCTTTCGTTTTTCTAAAAACTGCTGTTTTTCATCGATGTTCACGACTTTTTTTGAACCTAAAATAGCAGCTTTCACCTGACCATTTGACGTTTTAGACACATTAATAACATGTTCAATAGAAGGATCATTATATCCCTTCATTTTAATTAACCCTTGCTGAGCCGTCTGCATTCCTAAAAACACGACACACAGTAAAAAAACGGTTAGCACTACTGATTTTAAAGTAAATTTAATCATATTATCAGGCCCCTTACTTCTCTATCTTCTGTAGGTACTAACCATTATGACTATATTCTGAAGAACTCATTCATCTAAAAGCGTATTAATGAGTATATGCCCCAAAGTTCTCTTGGTCCACTTCATGATGCAAAGCAGCGTTTAGCCCTCCTGCAACTACATTAGCCATATCTTCAATAAACATATCCACTTCTTTTGGCGTGACCATCAAATTATGACCTAAAGGTGCAAGCACTTCATGAATAAGACGTCTTTTTTCTTCATCGGGAAGAGTGCCAATCATACCGAGATACGTTTGACGCTGCTCTTCATTGGGTAAATCATCCTCCGTGAGCTTCTTTTTTTCTCCAAACGTCATACCAGACGGAAGCAGCGACTTAGACGGCTTTCCCTGCTCTTTCATTTCTCGGCCGAAATGTTTCAAGATAAAGTCAATTGTATCGCTTGTAATGGAGACAGCATCCACCACCGTTGGAATACCTATTGCGATAACTGGAATTCCAAGTGTTTCATAACTAATTTCTTTGCGCTTGTTTCCAACCCCAGATCCCGGATGAATACCTGAATCTGAAATTTGAATAGTAGCATTTACACGTTCAATCGAACGAGCGGCCAGCGCATCGATTGCAATAATAAAATCTGGATTCACTTTCTTTACAACACCAAAGATAATATCACTTGTCTCAATACCCGTCATTCCCATTACTCCCGGAACAATAGCACTAACGGGTCTAAAGCCGTCCTGCACGCTTTCAGGCTGCAACTCAAACAAATGTCTTGTAATCAACAAATTATCTACTGCCTTTGGTCCAAGCGCATCTGGTGTAACGCTTAAGTTTCCAAGACCCACTACAAGACAGCTAGCATCGTCTGGAATGTTGAGGCTTTTAATAAAAAAATTCAGTTCTTTAGCAAATACTTCTTCCATGGCCTCTTGCTTTTCAGTATCCTGCTCGCGAATGCCTACCGATTCAAGCGTTACATATCGGCCTTTTTTCTTACCGATTGCTTCTGCGCCCTCTTCCGTAATTTCTACCATTGAAATTTTGACACCTTGTTCTTCTTTTTCTTTCACAATTACGCCTTTGATTTCTGACTGGTTATTCGATTTAGGCTGGTTTTCTAGCGCTATGTCTTTTGCTTCGACAGCTAAATCCGTACGCACGCTATATTGACTCAAATCAAGTTCTTTTTCCATTTCTTAACCTCCTAGACAATCTTTGTTGAAATTATTGTCACCGAGGACTGGCAGATTCATGCATTTAAGAAATGAAAAGTAGAAGGAAGGGCGCAATATCAGCTACAAGCTTTTGAAGAGAGGTCTGTCATATAAAATTCCTTGTCAAGGCTATTGCATTCTGTCCTTGTGTTTGATAAAATATCTTTTGTTCTTATTGTGAAGAATGTCGAGTTCTATATAATCTCGATTGTTATCATTTCGGGAGGTGAAACGGATGCCAAACATTAAATCAGCTATCAAACGTGTAAAAACTACTGAAGCTCGCCGTGCTCATAACATTCAAGCTAAATCAGCTATGCGTACTGCAATCAAAAACTTTGAAGCTTTAGTTGAAAACAACGATGTAGATAACGCAAAAGCAGCATTTGCTGTTGCTTCTAAAAAATTAGACAAAGCTGCACAATCTGGTATTATCCACAAAAATGCTGCAGCTCGTCAAAAATCTCGCTTAGCAGTAAAACTTAACGGTTTATCAGCATAATTGAGACAAAAACGATCCCATTAGGATCGTTTTTTTATTGCGCTCTTTTTAATAAAAACAGCTGTAAAATAAGCGCTTTATCCATTTTTCCCGTCTTCATTTCATAATCTGCCTCTGCTAAATCCTTTAAAATTCCTTTAAGCTGCTGTTCCTCAAAACTTCTGCTCTGCTGCAAAGCAATTTTTACACGAAACGGATGAACCTTAATTGTTTGGGCAATTTGCTGCTGACCGTACCCTTGGCTAGACAGCTGCTTCGTATGATAAATCAAACGAAACTGCGTCGCTAACAAAGATAAAATTTTAATAGGCTCTTCGTTATTACGCAGTAAATCCTGATACATATTTAAAGCAGTAGAAACCTTTCGCTGAATAACAGCGTCAATAAGCGTAAATACATTTTGTTCAAGCGTTTTTGCCACAAGCTTAAGCACAACTTCTTTTGTAATGACTCCGCCTTGTCCAACGTATAACACCATTTTTTCAATTTCATTTGTCACAAGCGTTACATTAAGACCCACAAGCTGAATAAGCAACGTCACAGCATCTTCATCCATATTCACCTCATCTTTTGAAAGCAAATTATGAACCCACTGTTTCATTTCTTTTTCACCAAATTCGTTCGCTTCGATGTAAGCTGCTTGTTTTTTTAATAATTTTGTTATTTTTTTTCTTTCATCGAGCTTTTCATAAGGGGCTAGTAGAATTAACGTTGAAAAAGACGAGGGCTGCTCGACATATTGCTGAAGTTTTGCTAGATCATGTTCTACTTTATCTTTTGATTTTTCAGCCGTTAAAAATGCTGCATTTTTCGCAACCACTACACGCTTGTCTCCTAAAAAAGGAAGCGTTTCAGCATCTTCTAGAACTTGATCAATCGGTGTTTCTTCTAAATCGTATAGAGACAAGTTAAATTCTTTATCTTCTTCATCCAACGTATAGTCGACGATTTTATCTCTAATCTTTTTACTCATAAATGCATTGACCCCGTGTATTAAGTAAACGGGGGCTATATTATTTTTGGTAATACTTTTTAAGCTATCAACTGCCAACGTATATGCGCTCCTCTTTTTTTATTCATCTAT is a window of Priestia aryabhattai DNA encoding:
- the hrcA gene encoding heat-inducible transcriptional repressor HrcA, whose amino-acid sequence is MLTDRQLLILQVIIDDFIRSAQPVGSRTLSKKEEFNFSSATIRNEMSDLEELGFIEKTHTSSGRVPSEKGYRYYVDHLVSPQHLKASDVSTVRSVFAERIVELEQLVQKSAQILSDLTSLTSIVLGPKAVSHKLKQLQILPLTAQSAVAIIVTDTGHVESRTITLPSSIQPSDIEKMVNILNEKLIGVRITDLHDKMYKEVATLLKSHIQGYEQTMDILNDALKLNMNGKLVVGGKTNMFAQPEFHDLNKIRGLFNIIEHEQQFYQLLSPNEAGIHVKIGHENKVNEMVGCSLITATYSFGHEQLGTIAILGPTRMEYARVISLLTLLSSDMSQMLTNLYKE
- the hemW gene encoding radical SAM family heme chaperone HemW codes for the protein MVKAAYLHIPFCHHICHYCDFNKVFFKNQPVMPYLESMREEMKQTVEHYPTNNLNTIFVGGGTPTALDEQQLEYFLESIRMYLPYDEKGEFTFEANPNELTKEKLQLLHDYGVNRLSIGVQTFNERLLEKIGRVHSNRQVFDCVEQARKIGMSNISLDLIYSLPEQTVADFSDTLQTAFSLEVEHMSAYSLIIEPKTVFYNLMNKGKLPLPAQEEEAAMYELLMKEMDKQGFHQYEISNFAKLGYESIHNLTYWDNDDYYGIGAGAHSYIDGIRRANIGPLKKYIDSVEQTGNAYLNEVSVTETEKMEEEMFLGLRKTKGVSKEEFKRKFNRELKDVFGEPIQEYKERGLLGEDNSSVFLTHNGRFLGNEVFQAFIGII
- the lepA gene encoding translation elongation factor 4 produces the protein MDREARLKRQSKIRNFSIIAHIDHGKSTLADRILEKTNALTQREMKAQLLDSMDLERERGITIKLNAVQLQYTAKDGEEYTFHLIDTPGHVDFTYEVSRSLAACEGAILVVDAAQGIEAQTLANVYLALDNNLEILPVINKIDLPSAEPERVRQEVEDVIGLDASEAVLASAKAGIGIEEILEQIVEKVPAPEGDPDAPLQALIFDSFYDAYRGVVASIRIVQGRVKVGDKIKMMATGKEFEVTELGVLTPKAVAKDELSVGDVGFLTAAIKNVGDTRVGDTITLAKNGASEPLPGYRRLNPMVYCGLYPIDTAKYNDLREALEKLELNDSALQFEPETSQALGFGFRCGFLGLLHMEIIQERIEREFKIDLITTAPSVIYDVYLTDETHLSVDNPSNMPDPQKIERVEEPYVKATMMVPNDYVGAVMELCQKKRGNFIDMQYLDANRVSIVYEIPLAEIVYDFFDQLKSNTKGYASFDYELIGYQPSKLVKMDILLNGETVDALSFIVHRDSAYDRGKVIVEKLKELIPRQQFEVPIQAAIGQKIVARSTIKAIRKNVLAKCYGGDISRKRKLLEKQKEGKKRMKQVGSVEVPQEAFMAVLRMDED
- a CDS encoding DUF3679 domain-containing protein, translated to MIKFTLKSVVLTVFLLCVVFLGMQTAQQGLIKMKGYNDPSIEHVINVSKTSNGQVKAAILGSKKVVNIDEKQQFLEKRKAFNFFSSLGQSLAEGVKSTIGKAFEAIHHLFN
- the gpr gene encoding GPR endopeptidase codes for the protein MEKELDLSQYSVRTDLAVEAKDIALENQPKSNNQSEIKGVIVKEKEEQGVKISMVEITEEGAEAIGKKKGRYVTLESVGIREQDTEKQEAMEEVFAKELNFFIKSLNIPDDASCLVVGLGNLSVTPDALGPKAVDNLLITRHLFELQPESVQDGFRPVSAIVPGVMGMTGIETSDIIFGVVKKVNPDFIIAIDALAARSIERVNATIQISDSGIHPGSGVGNKRKEISYETLGIPVIAIGIPTVVDAVSITSDTIDFILKHFGREMKEQGKPSKSLLPSGMTFGEKKKLTEDDLPNEEQRQTYLGMIGTLPDEEKRRLIHEVLAPLGHNLMVTPKEVDMFIEDMANVVAGGLNAALHHEVDQENFGAYTH
- the rpsT gene encoding 30S ribosomal protein S20, with protein sequence MPNIKSAIKRVKTTEARRAHNIQAKSAMRTAIKNFEALVENNDVDNAKAAFAVASKKLDKAAQSGIIHKNAAARQKSRLAVKLNGLSA
- the holA gene encoding DNA polymerase III subunit delta gives rise to the protein MAVDSLKSITKNNIAPVYLIHGVNAFMSKKIRDKIVDYTLDEEDKEFNLSLYDLEETPIDQVLEDAETLPFLGDKRVVVAKNAAFLTAEKSKDKVEHDLAKLQQYVEQPSSFSTLILLAPYEKLDERKKITKLLKKQAAYIEANEFGEKEMKQWVHNLLSKDEVNMDEDAVTLLIQLVGLNVTLVTNEIEKMVLYVGQGGVITKEVVLKLVAKTLEQNVFTLIDAVIQRKVSTALNMYQDLLRNNEEPIKILSLLATQFRLIYHTKQLSSQGYGQQQIAQTIKVHPFRVKIALQQSRSFEEQQLKGILKDLAEADYEMKTGKMDKALILQLFLLKRAQ